Proteins from one Ramlibacter sp. PS4R-6 genomic window:
- a CDS encoding phosphoglycerate kinase codes for MNILRFSDLCAQGRARGQRVFIRADLNVPQDDAGNITEDTRVRASVPCIRMALDAGAAVMVTSHLGRPTEGEFKPEDSLAPVAKRLGELLGREVPLKRDWVAGVDVKPGEVVLLENCRVNKGEKKNSPELAQKLAQLCDIYVNDAFGTAHRAEATTYGIAQYAKVACAGPLLAAEIDAITKALAQPKRPLVAIVAGSKVSTKLTILQSLAKNVDQLVVGGGIANTFMLAAGLPIGKSLAEADLLGDAKAVIEAMKARGAAVPIPTDVVVAKTFAADAPATVKAAKDVAPDDMILDIGPETAKQLAQQLKAAGTIVWNGPVGVFEFDAFAHGTETVARAIAQSDAFSIAGGGDTLAAIAKYGIEKDIGYISTGGGAFLEVLEGKQLPAFEILEKRAKG; via the coding sequence ATGAACATCCTTCGCTTCTCCGACCTCTGTGCCCAGGGCCGCGCGCGCGGCCAGCGCGTCTTCATCCGTGCCGACCTCAACGTGCCCCAGGACGATGCCGGCAACATCACCGAGGACACGCGCGTGCGCGCGTCGGTCCCCTGCATCCGCATGGCGCTCGATGCCGGCGCCGCGGTGATGGTGACCTCGCACCTGGGCCGCCCGACCGAAGGCGAGTTCAAGCCCGAGGATTCGCTCGCGCCGGTCGCGAAGCGCCTGGGCGAGCTGCTGGGCCGCGAGGTGCCGCTCAAGCGCGATTGGGTGGCCGGTGTCGACGTGAAGCCCGGCGAGGTGGTGCTGCTGGAGAACTGCCGCGTGAACAAGGGCGAGAAGAAGAACAGCCCGGAACTCGCGCAGAAGCTCGCGCAGCTGTGCGACATCTACGTCAACGACGCCTTCGGCACGGCGCACCGCGCCGAGGCCACCACCTATGGCATCGCGCAGTACGCCAAGGTGGCGTGCGCGGGCCCGCTGCTGGCGGCCGAGATCGACGCGATCACGAAGGCGCTGGCGCAACCGAAGCGGCCGCTGGTGGCCATCGTCGCGGGCTCCAAGGTCTCGACCAAGCTCACCATCCTGCAATCGCTGGCGAAGAACGTCGACCAGCTGGTGGTGGGCGGCGGCATTGCCAACACCTTCATGCTGGCCGCGGGCCTGCCCATCGGCAAGTCGCTGGCCGAAGCCGACCTGCTCGGCGATGCCAAGGCCGTGATCGAAGCGATGAAGGCGCGCGGCGCCGCGGTGCCGATCCCCACCGACGTGGTCGTTGCCAAGACCTTCGCGGCCGATGCGCCGGCGACGGTGAAGGCCGCGAAGGACGTCGCGCCCGACGACATGATCCTGGACATCGGCCCCGAGACCGCGAAGCAGCTCGCGCAGCAGCTCAAGGCCGCGGGCACCATCGTGTGGAACGGCCCCGTCGGCGTGTTCGAGTTCGACGCGTTCGCCCACGGCACCGAAACGGTGGCGCGCGCCATCGCGCAGTCCGACGCCTTCAGCATCGCCGGCGGCGGGGACACGCTGGCGGCCATCGCCAAGTACGGCATCGAGAAGGACATCGGCTACATCTCCACCGGCGGCGGGGCCTTCCTGGAGGTGCTGGAGGGCAAGCAGCTGCCGGCCTTCGAGATCCTGGAGAAGCGTGCCAAGGGCTGA
- a CDS encoding AzlD domain-containing protein: MRGTDFWTLAVIVGLAGVSVLTRCFFFILDRPWTLPAWADRALQYAPVAALAGVVAPEVVMSAGQLVPTWQDARLFAAPVGALLFYWRRSVLLTIAGGMAVYLPLHLGLGW, from the coding sequence ATGAGGGGCACGGACTTCTGGACCCTCGCGGTCATCGTCGGCCTGGCCGGCGTGAGCGTGCTCACGCGCTGCTTCTTCTTCATCCTCGACCGGCCGTGGACGCTGCCGGCCTGGGCCGACCGCGCGCTGCAGTACGCGCCGGTGGCCGCGCTGGCCGGCGTGGTCGCGCCGGAAGTCGTGATGAGCGCCGGCCAGCTCGTGCCCACCTGGCAGGACGCGCGCCTGTTCGCGGCCCCCGTCGGCGCCCTGCTCTTCTACTGGCGGCGCAGCGTCCTGCTGACCATCGCCGGTGGTATGGCCGTGTACCTGCCGCTGCACCTGGGACTGGGCTGGTGA